The proteins below come from a single Alnus glutinosa chromosome 9, dhAlnGlut1.1, whole genome shotgun sequence genomic window:
- the LOC133877618 gene encoding protein FAR1-RELATED SEQUENCE 5-like, with protein sequence MNVSNDEALDPPLDGNQIECELDVDDNENNDGPNNIIFGNQIVEEPKVGMKFDSEEDVVSYYMQYAKQVGFGVTRRTRKIGDDGNLRYFTIACAREGKSKSKSSSIVMPKPMEKMGCKAKINAKLYYDGRFTLSTVVLEHTHAISPSKARYFTCHKKLDAHVKRRLEVMDKAGVRPSKNYKALAIEAGGYENLSFGEKDCRNYINKVRNELLGEGDAEAFLKYLMRMQEKNDRFFYVIDLDEESRLKNVFWADARSRAAYESFGDVITFDTTYLTNKYKMPFAPFVGVNHHGQSILFGCGLLSNENTDTFVWLFNTWLKCMSG encoded by the exons ATGAATGTGAGCAATGATGAAGCTCTTGACCCTCCTCTTG ATGGAAATCAAATTGAATGTGAGTTAGATGTGGATGATAATGAGAATAATGATGGgccaaataatattatttttggaaatcaaATTGTTGAAGAACCGAAGGTCGGTATGAAGTTTGATTCTGAAGAAGATGTTGTAtcatattatatgcaatatgcCAAGCAAGTAGGTTTTGGTGTGACAAGAAGAACCCGTAAAATTGGAGATGATGGAAATTTAAGATACTTCACCATTGCATGTGCTCGTGAAGGCAAGTCAAAAAGCAAATCATCTAGCATTGTTATGCCAAAACCAATGGAAAAAATGGGGTGcaaggcaaagatcaatgcaAAATTATATTACGATGGAAGGTTTACATTGTCTACTGTCGTGCTTGAACACACTCATGCAATAAGTCCAAGTAAGGCAAGATATTTTACATGTCATAAGAAGTTAGATGCTCATgtgaaaagaaggcttgaagtAATGGATAAAGCTGGAGTTCGTCCAAGTAAAAACTACAAAGCTCTTGCTATTGAAGCGGGTGGGTATGAGAATCTTtcttttggagagaaagattgtaGAAATTACATTAACAAAGTAAGGAATGAGTTGCTTGGAGAAGGAGACGCTGAAGcatttcttaaatatttaatgagaATGCAAGAAAAAAATGACCGCTTCTTTTATGTCATAGACCTCGATGAAGAAAGTcgtttgaaaaatgtgttttgggcaGACGCACGAAGTAGGGCAGCATATGAATCTTTTGGAGATGTCATAACATTTGACACAACATACTTGACTAATAAATACAAGATGCCATTTGCACCTTTTGTTggagtgaatcatcatggtcaatcCATACTTTTTGGGTGTGGATTACTATCAAATGAAAATACTGATACTTTTGTGTGGTTGTTCAACACATGGTTGAAATGCATGTCAGGCTGA
- the LOC133877617 gene encoding protein FAR1-RELATED SEQUENCE 6-like, producing the protein MNKIPQKLGSYSQYENFKGALLNCVYDSLTCDEWEQVIERYNLQENAWLCQLYGERHHWVPAYVKGTFWAGMSTTQRSESMNAFFDGYVGPNTPLKKFVGDYDNALMRMVENERLADFGSFNKMFPLITLHSIERQLQGIYTNKKFKEVQEEFRGFMMCFSSLLKCEGAISTYEVIDRVRVNDDFAKEVKYCVYFNDDECDVKCTCRLFEFRGIMCRHALIVLTLIKSVEELPSKYILDRWRKDLKRKYTFVKSSYDDLSGNPKAQKYDDLCNDFSEVAFIASDDIETYMKMKTCVRKLKEELLHNGLRGESRLSSAPSLHLPGAYSIGSKAIDGSFKKCNKLRSPLVAKNSSFVPPLVYAIKDSSRDLAVGTIAFASLSTG; encoded by the exons ATGAACAAAATTCCGCAAAAACTTGGATCATACTCTCAATATGAGAACTTTAAGGGCGCTCTATTAAATTGTGTATATGACTCTTTGACTTGTGATGAATGGGAACAAGTAATTGAGAGATATAATCTTCAAGAGAATGCATGGTTGTGTCAGTTATATGGTGAGCGACATCATTGGGTACCGGCATATGTGAAAGGCACATTTTGGGCTGGAATGTCCACTACACAACGAAGTGAGAGTATGAATGCCTTCTTTGATGGTTATGTGGGGCCAAATACCCCATTGAAGAAATTTGTTGGGGATTATGATAATGCTTTGATGAGAATGGTTGAGAACGAGCGTTTAGCTGATTTTGgttcatttaataaaatgttTCCACTTATAACTCTTCATTCTATTGAGCGTCAACTTCAAGGTATTtacacaaataaaaaattcaaagaagttcaagagGAGTTTAGGGGATTCATGATGTGTTTTTCATCCTTATTGAAATGCGAAGGTGCAATTTCTACATATGAAGTTATTGATCGTGTAAGAGTTAATGATGACTTCGCGAAAGAAGTAAAGTATTGTGTTTACTTTAATGATGATGAATGCGATGTGAAATGCACTTGTAGATTGTTTGAATTTAGAGGAATCATGTGCAGACATGCCCTTATTGTTCTCACCTTGATAAAAAGTGTTGAAGAGTTGCCATCCAAATATATTCTTGACCGATGGAGGAAGGACTTGAAACGAAAGTATACATTCGTTAAAAGTAGTTATGACGATTTGAGTGGCAACCCTAAGGCACAAAAATATGATGATTTGTGCAATGATTTTTCTGAAGTAGCATTCATCGCATCGGATGACATTGAAACATATATGAAGATGAAGACTTGTGTACGTAAGTTAAAAGAGGAATTGCTTCACAATGGGTTAAGGGGTGAAAGCAGATTAAGTAGTGCACCTTCTCTTCATCTTCCAGGTGCATATTCCATTGGTAGTAAAGCAATTGATGGGAGCTTTAAGAAATGTAACAAGTTGCGGAGTCCTTTAGTTGCAAAAA ATTCAAGCTTCGTTCCACCATTGGTTTATGCAATTAAGGACAGCTCCAGAGATTTGGCTGTGGGGACTATTGCTTTTGCATCACTTTCCACGGGTTGA
- the LOC133877254 gene encoding 2-oxoisovalerate dehydrogenase subunit beta 1, mitochondrial — translation MATSTLRRFGRSVCWVSRRGFSTSCDDKLVQPTSKSTNLYSAINQALHIALETDPRAYVFGEDVGFGGVFRCTTGLADRFGKSRVFNTPLCEQGIIGFGIGLAAMGNRAVAEIQFADYIYPAFDQIVNEAAKFRYRSGNQFNCGGLTIRAPYGAVGHGGHYHSQSPEAFFCHVPGIKVVIPRSPQQAKGLLLSCIRDPNPVVFFEPKWLYRLAVEEVPEYDYMLPLSEAEVIREGSDITLVGWGAQLSLMEQACLDAEKEGISCELIDLKTLIPWDKETIESSVRKTGRLLISHEAPVTGGFGAEISASIVERCFLRLEAPVARVCGLDTPFPLVFEPFYMPTKNKILDAIKSTVNY, via the exons ATGGCAACCAGCACTCTCAGGAGATTTGGAAGGtcggtttgttgggtttctagGAGGGGGTTTTCCACATCCTGCGATGACAAGCTTGTACAGCCAACCTCCAAATCCACGAACCTCTACTCTGCGATCAACCAAGCGCTTCACATCGCCTTGGAAACCGATCCTCG TGCTTATGTATTTGGAGAAGATGTAGGCTTCGGTGGGGTCTTCCGTTGCACAACAGGATTAGCTGATCGATTTGGTAAAAGTAGGGTTTTTAATACCCCTCTTTGTGAACAG GGAATTATTGGGTTTGGCATTGGTCTAGCAGCAATG GGCAATCGTGCTGTAGCGGAAATCCAGTTTGCAGATTATATTTATCCTGCCTTTGATCAG ATTGTCAATGAAGCTGCGAAGTTTAGATACCGGAGTGGGAATCAATTTAATTGTGGAG GTTTAACAATAAGAGCCCCGTATGGAGCTGTTGGCCATGGTGGACATTATCACTCACAGTCCCCTGAAGCTTTCTTCTGTCATGTTCCTGGTATCAAA GTGGTCATCCCTCGAAGCCCACAGCAAGCAAAAGGGTTGTTGCTATCCTGCATACGTGATCCAAACCCTGTTGTGTTTTTTGAACCAAAG TGGCTTTACCGTTTGGCAGTAGAAGAGGTTCCCGAGTATGATTACATGTTGCCTCTATCAGAGGCAGAG GTGATTCGAGAAGGCAGTGATATTACACTTGTTGGGTGGGGAGCTCAGTTATCTCTAATGGAACAGGCCTGTCTTGATGCTGAAAAG GAAGGAATTTCTTGTGAACTGATAGACCTGAAAACTCTAATTCCTTGGGATAAGGAAACAATAGAATCCTCTGTCAGAAAAACTGGAAGACTTCTT ATTAGTCATGAAGCTCCAGTGACTGGAGGTTTTGGTGCTGAAATCTCTGCTTCTATTGTTGAACGTTGTTTCTTAAGG TTAGAAGCCCCTGTAGCCAGAGTATGCGGTCTGGACACTCCCTTCCCCCTTGTATTTGAACCATTCTATATGCCTACAAAGAACAAG ATATTGGATGCAATCAAATCAACTGTAAATTATTAG
- the LOC133878697 gene encoding uncharacterized protein LOC133878697 — translation MEGSSLLLGYTCCSSSPPSTFKPQFEFTSFPLSSSFVAKYRVLTSAPKCSGWPKSALLVVSCPRRRTTSLRTSAFAVQQEALEKSKDSFSTSTTSSSSRDMLPKIDKSGRFCSPRAAREFALSIIYAACLEGSDPIRLFEKRLNVRREPGYEFDKASLLSYNHMSFGGPPVTVDTIEEADQLLRDNEKESAIESEVLAAPPKLVYSKLILRFTRKLLAAVVDRWDSHVLVIDKVAPPNWKSEPAGRILELCILHLAMSEIKVLGTRHQIVINEAVDLAKRFCDGAAPRIINGCLRTFVKDLEETGLTRALEEQKVIS, via the exons atggAAGGAAGCTCGCTCCTTCTCGGCTATACTTGTTGTTCTTCGTCTCCTCCTTCAACCTTTAAACCCCAATTCGAGTTCACTTCTTTCCCTCTCTCTTCTTCATTTGTAGCAAAATACCGAGTGCTCACTTCCGCTCCCAAATGCAGTGGGTGGCCCAAGAGCGCCCTACTTGTTGTTTCGTGCCCCCGGAGGAGAACCACCTCTCTCCGCACTTCAGCTTTTGCAGTCCAACAAGAAGCTCTGGAGAAATCTAAGGACTCTTTCTCAACCTCAACAACGTCTTCGTCTTCCAGAGATATGTTGCCCAAGATTGACAAGAGTGGCAGGTTTTGCAGTCCAAGAGCCGCCAGAGAGTTCGCtct GTCAATAATTTATGCGGCGTGTTTAGAAGGGTCGGACCCAATTCGGCTGTTTGAGAAGCGACTGAATGTGCGCCGAG AACCCGGGTATGAATTCGATAAAGCTTCGTTGTTATCATACAACCACATGAGCTTTGGAGGGCCACCTGTCACGGTGGACACAATTGAAGAAGCAGACCAGCTTCTGCGTGACAATGAAAAGGAATCTGCAATCG AATCAGAAGTCCTCGCAGCTCCTCCAAAGCTGGTATACAGCAAATTGATTTTGCG ATTTACAAGGAAACTTTTAGCTGCAGTTGTGGATAGATGGGATAGTCATGTGCTCGTCATTGACAAAGTTGCCCCTCCAAATTGGAAG AGTGAGCCTGCAGGCAGAATTTTGGAGCTGTGTATTCTTCATTTGGCAATGTCTGAAATAAAAGTGCTAGGGACAAGGCACCAGATTGTCATTAACGAA GCTGTCGATCTTGCTAAAAGGTTCTGTGATGGAGCAGCACCTCGTATCATCAATGGGTGTCTAAGGACCTTTGTGAAAGACCTTGAAGAAACTGGTTTGACTCGGGCCTTAGAAGAACAGAAAGTGATCAGTTAA
- the LOC133877255 gene encoding TATA-box-binding protein has product MADQGGLEGSQPVDLKKHPSGIVPTLQNIVSTVNLDCKLDLKQIALQARNAEYNPKRFAAVIMRIREPKTTALIFASGKMVCTGAKSEQQSKLAARKYARIIQKLGFPAKFKDFKIQNIVGSCDVKFPIRLEGLAYSHGAFSSYEPELFPGLIYRMKQPKIVLLIFVSGKIVLTGAKVRDETYTAFENIYPVLTEFRKNQQ; this is encoded by the exons ATGGCCGATCAAGGAGGCTTGGAAGGGAGCCAACCCGTAGATCTCAAGAAGCATCCTTCTGGGATCGTCCCCACCCTACA GAACATTGTGTCAACGGTCAATTTGGACTGCAAGTTAGATCTTAAGCAAATTGCACTGCAAGCTCGTAATGCAGAATACAATCCAAAG CGGTTTGCTGCTGTAATCATGAGAATAAGGGAACCAAAAACAACAGCATTGATTTTTGCTTCTGGAAAGATG GTTTGTACTGGAGCTAAGAGTGAACAACAGTCAAAGTTGGCAGCACGGAAG TATGCTCGAATTATTCAGAAGCTTGGTTTTCCAGCTAAGTTCAAG GATTTCAAGATTCAGAACATAGTTGGTTCTTGCGATGTTAAATTCCCCATCAGGCTTGAAGGACTTGCATATTCCCATGGTGCCTTTTCAAGC TATGAGCCAGAGCTATTCCCGGGGTTGATCTATCGAATGAAACAACCAAAGATTGTGCTGCTAATTTTTGTGTCCGGAAAAATTGTTCTTACAGGAGCTAAG GTCAGAGATGAGACCTATACAGCCTTTGAGAACATATACCCAGTTCTTACCGAGTTCAGGAAAAACCAGCAATG A
- the LOC133877645 gene encoding glucosidase 2 subunit beta, with translation MKLNMGFGLISLVMCLFFVRSPVAVRSVSASPHPPLKDPFIGIAPEDEKYYKTSSDFIKCKDGSKKFSKAQLNDDFCDCPDGTDEPGTSACPAGKFYCRNAGHAPLFLYSSRVNDGICDCCDGSDEYDGKVKCPITCWEAGKVARDKLKKKIATYQEGVALRQQEVEQAKLGLAKDEADLSRLKAEEKILKGLVQQLKERKEEIEKAEEKERLQKEKEEKERKEAEEKANEEENKAEQEDNPDKTAAVENTDSEEIPTESMQDDEIGLLEDSSSYQDVAKDNDEPTAEVEHSDTSGSEGSLVNEVEQPAAEAKEESAVLPDSGSKGNDVSENTEGLSKEELGRLVASRWTGETTAKQTEEVDATKDNEHEEHEELPRGTHGEESDGYASETDNDSERYDDDNDDVEDDVDEDFRDEDHDDPSSSYKSDSEIESDLSDMTIPSNPSWLEKIQKTVQNILRAVNLFQAPVNQSEAANVRKEYDESSAKLSKIESRISSLSQKLKHDFGPEKEFYSFYGRCFEGKENKYVYKVCPYKQASQEEGHTTTRLGRWDKFEDSYRVMVFSNGDKCWNGPDRSLKVKLRCGLKNEVADVDEPSRCEYVALLSTPALCLEEKLQELQHKLDLMNKEQPQSHDEL, from the exons ATGAAGCTAAATATGGGTTTCGGTCTCATTTCACTTGTGATGTGCCTTTTTTTTGTGAGATCTCCGGTTGCGGTTAGATCAGTATCGGCATCTCCTCATCCTCCTCTCAAAGACCCCTTCATCGGGATTGCTCCGGAAG ACGAGAAGTATTACAAGACGTCGTCGGATTTTATAAAATGTAAAGATGGATccaagaaattcagcaaagccCAGCTTAACGATGACTTCTGCGATTGCCCTGATGGCACTGACGAGCCTg GTACATCCGCATGCCCTGCTGGAAAATTCTATTGTCGCAATGCAGGACATGCTCCTCTTTTCTTATATTCTTCTAGAGTGAATGATGGTATATGTG ATTGTTGCGATGGGAGTGATGAGTATGATGGTAAGGTGAAGTGCCCAATTACGTGCTGGGAGGCAGGCAAAGTGGCTAGAGATAAGCTGAAGAAAAAGATCGCTACATATCAAGAGGGGGTTGCTTTACGACAGCAGGAAGTCGAACAAGCAAAACTCGGTTTAGCAAAAGATGAGGCAGACCTGTCAAGGTTGAAGGCCGAGGAGAAAATATTGAAAGGGCTTGTTCAACAGCTTAAAG AGCGTaaagaagaaattgaaaagGCAGAGGAGAAAGAACGTTtacagaaagaaaaagaagagaaggaaagaaaggaagCTGAGGAGAAGGCTAATGAGGAAGAAAACAAAGCTGAGCAGGAAGATAATCCGGATAAAACCGCAGCTGTGGAGAATACTGATAGTGAAGAAATACCCACTGAAAGTATGCAGGACGATGAGATTGGACTTTTGGAGGATTCTTCTTCATATCAG GATGTGGCAAAGGACAATGATGAGCCAACAGCTGAAGTTGAGCACAGTGATACTTCAGGAAGTGAAGGATCTCTGGTTAATGAAGTAGAACAG CCTGCAGCAGAAGCAAAGGAAGAGTCTGCAGTTTTACCTGATTCTGGAAGCAAG GGAAATGATGTATCTGAAAATACTGAGGGGTTATCAAAGGAAGAGTTGGGTCGCCTTGTTGCTTCTCGCTGGACAGGAGAGACTACTGCAAAGCAAACAGAAGAAGTTGATGCTACAAAAGACAATGAGCATGAAGAGCATGAAGAGCTGCCTAGGGGCACACATGGTGAAGAATCTGATGGCTACGCTTCCGAAACTGATAATGACAGCGAAAGAtatgatgatgataatgatgatgTAGAAGATGACGTAGATGAAGATTTTAGGGATGAGGATCATGATGACCCTAGTTCTTCTTACAAATCTGACTCAGAAATTGAATCAGACTTGTCAG ATATGACAATCCCAAGTAACCCATCTTGGTTGGAGAAGATACAAAAGACCGTACAAAACATTCTACGTGCTGTTAATTTATTCCAGGCTCCAGTGAACCAGTCAG AGGCCGCTAATGTACGCAAAGAATATGATGAGTCCAGTGCCAAGTTGTCCAAAATTGAGTCAAGAATATCAAGTTTGTCGCAAAAGCTGAAACATGATTTTG GGCCTGAGAAGGAGTTCTATTCATTCTATGGTCGTTGCTTTGAGGGCAAGGAGAACAA GTATGTTTACAAAGTCTGCCCATATAAACAAGCTTCCCAGGAGGAGGGGCATACTACAACTCGTTTGGG GCGCTGGGACAAATTTGAGGATTCATATAGAGTCATGGTATTTTCAAATGGTGACAAATGCTGGAATGGGCCTGATAGAAGTCTGAAG GTCAAGTTAAGATGTGGGCTGAAAAATGAGGTTGCTGACGTGGATGAACCAAGTCGTTGCGA ATACGTGGCATTGTTATCTACCCCAGCTCTTTGCCTTGAAGAAAAGCTGCAG GAACTACAACATAAACTAGACTTGATGAATAAAGAACAACCACAGAGCCATGATGAACTTTGA
- the LOC133878509 gene encoding pectinesterase-like produces the protein MVHFEEDNPDDLLGNMVVLGVSLIVIAAVVIGVVAGIDHDDAPLKPEKMTLDAICDLTDYKESCMASLQPVGNYAQVITYFRAAVNATISEMALAMKKAKVDADAVRDDHGSTETTMAFEDCIELIGLCIEELQSVLTMVNATPNLFFKDSGDARSSLSAVLSYQRACLEGLKESRSTSDMDRGLQKPSELASNALAIIYEHSENDDLEADHSIPNWGTGTTDNDGMIYPDRLSAADRKLLHYSYKKGGQMMTPHAVVAKDGSGQYASIAAALNAYPIAHKGRYLIYVRSGVYEENVIISKNITQIFMYGDGVNRTVISGRDFNGTTYRRASLSVIGNGFICKDIGIKIPDKSRGNSMAAVKIQSDSAAFFHCRINGSTTSSISALAHRQFFIDCEIYGVTNIIRGDAAVVIQRSKIIVTQETVPVSANIIALQGRSDKRESTGFVIHGCTIEPDKSSTVSGVLENSAYLGMAVEKYSRTIVMESSLEDIIHPDGWYNNNNYGIETVTFAEYRNKGPGAGTSKRVKWPGYSVINNRSDALRYTAGRFIEAQNWLQGTQVPLQAGLFS, from the exons atggtGCATTTTGAGGAGGATAATCCGGATGACTTGCTGGGTAACATGGTCGTGCTGGGGGTCTCTCTCATAGTAATTGCAGCCGTTGTCATTGGCGTTGTTGCTGGAATTGATCACGACGATGCCCCTCTCAAACCGGAGAAGATGACCCTTGATGCCATTTGCGACCTAACTGACTACAAGGAATCCTGCATGGCTAGCCTACAACCGGTCGGTAACTACGCCCAAGTAATAACCTATTTCAGGGCTGCAGTGAACGCTACTATTTCAGAAATGGCGCTTGCAATGAAGAAGGCGAAAGTTGATGCTGACGCGGTTAGGGATGATCATGGAAGTACTGAAACGACCATGGCGTTTGAAGATTGCATCGAGTTGATTGGGTTATGCATTGAGGAGCTTCAGTCCGTGCTTACAATGGTAAACGCTACGCCaaacttgttcttcaaagatTCAGGCGATGCAAGGAGCAGCTTGAGCGCTGTGCTATCGTACCAAAGAGCGTGTCTTGAGGGATTAAAGGAGTCTCGTTCCACATCCGACATGGATCGAGGTCTTCAAAAGCCCAGTGAGCTTGCAAGCAATGCGCTGGCTATAATTTACGAGCATTCCGAAAACGATGATCTAGAGGCCGATCATTCTATACCTAATTGGGGAACGGGAACAACAGATAATGATGGAATGATATATCCAGATCGACTCTCCGCAGCGGACCGCAAACTCTTGCACTACTCCTACAAGAAGGGCGGCCAGATGATGACGCCCCATGCGGTTGTGGCTAAAGATGGAAGTGGGCAATATGCAAGCATCGCTGCCGCCCTTAATGCATACCCAATTGCCCACAAAGGACGATATCTCATCTACGTGAGGTCCGGCGTCTACGAGGAGAACGTTATCATCTCCAAGAATATCACCCAGATATTCATGTATGGTGATGGGGTTAATAGAACCGTTATCTCTGGAAGAGATTTCAATGGGACTACCTATAGGAGAGCTAGTTTAT CGGTAATTGGCAATGGATTTATTTGCAAGGATATTGGAATCAAAATCCCAGATAAAAGCAGAGGAAATTCCATGGCGGCTGTTAAAATCCAGTCTGACAGCGCAGCCTTCTTCCACTGCAGAATAAATGGCAGCACAACATCGAGCATATCTGCATTAGCGCATCGGCAGTTCTTCATAGATTGTGAAATCTACGGCGTCACGAACATCATCAGAGGCGACGCTGCGGTCGTAATCCAACGCTCCAAAATCATTGTGACACAGGAAACAGTACCGGTATCGGCAAACATCATAGCTTTGCAAGGCAGGAGCGACAAGCGTGAAAGCACTGGCTTTGTGATCCATGGGTGCACCATCGAGCCAGACAAATCTTCCACGGTTAGTGGGGTACTGGAGAATTCTGCTTACTTGGGGATGGCGGTGGAGAAATATTCAAGAACAATCGTAATGGAATCATCTCTGGAAGATATAATTCATCCAGATGGATGGTACAACAACAATAACTATGGGATAGAGACAGTGACATTTGCCGAGTACAGAAACAAGGGGCCTGGAGCTGGAACCAGCAAGAGAGTGAAGTGGCCGGGTTACAGTGTCATCAACAACAGAAGTGATGCCCTGCGTTATACGGCCGGTCGATTCATCGAAGCACAAAACTGGTTGCAAGGGACCCAAGTCCCCTTACAGGCTGGCCTTTTTTCCTGA